The Chryseobacterium aureum genome contains a region encoding:
- a CDS encoding TolC family protein, with product MNMMENSKTKNIITAIALSLVLASCKAPMATVIKDEVKENIPQNFNQEETQDANNNSGTTPWRQFFTDPNLVTLIETALKNNQELLITLQEIQIAKSGVLAKKGRLTPTVSAGIGAGLKKSGRYTSEGAGDATTEIEPGKEMPDPLGNFEAGLNASWEIDIWKKLRTEKESAVAHYLSTVEGKNFVLSNLIEEVADNYYELLALDNQLDIIQQYIKLQQRALEISKIQKEAAASTELAVKKFEAELAKSKAAEYTIRQQITEKENEINALLGRYPQPIVRAKENFMSTIPPTVYTGIPSQLLANRPDIKQAELELKASKLDVEAARKEFYPSLEISATLGLEAFKPSYLVKMPESIAYNMAGELAGPLINKSAIKANFQTADAKQVQALYEYDKTILNAYLDVANLMSKVKNIDQYYQLKSQETKALDQSIDIANQLFRNSRADYLEVLLNQRDALDAKMELIEAKQKQLSTVVDIYKSLGGGWK from the coding sequence ATGAACATGATGGAAAATTCGAAGACTAAAAATATAATCACCGCCATTGCCTTATCGCTTGTTCTTGCAAGCTGTAAGGCGCCAATGGCAACTGTCATAAAAGACGAGGTAAAAGAAAATATCCCTCAAAACTTTAATCAGGAAGAAACGCAGGATGCGAATAACAATAGCGGGACAACTCCATGGAGACAGTTCTTTACAGATCCTAACCTGGTAACCCTGATTGAAACAGCTTTAAAAAATAATCAGGAGCTGCTGATCACTCTTCAGGAAATTCAAATTGCAAAGAGCGGAGTTTTAGCTAAAAAAGGAAGATTAACTCCAACAGTTTCCGCAGGAATAGGTGCCGGGCTGAAAAAATCCGGGCGTTACACCAGTGAAGGAGCTGGAGATGCTACCACAGAGATTGAACCAGGAAAAGAAATGCCGGATCCGCTTGGAAATTTCGAAGCAGGATTAAACGCAAGCTGGGAAATTGATATCTGGAAAAAACTCAGAACGGAGAAAGAATCTGCTGTGGCTCATTATCTTTCTACAGTGGAAGGCAAGAATTTCGTATTGTCTAATCTTATTGAAGAAGTAGCAGATAATTATTACGAATTGTTGGCCCTTGATAATCAATTGGATATTATCCAGCAGTATATTAAGCTTCAGCAAAGAGCATTGGAGATTTCTAAAATCCAGAAAGAAGCTGCTGCTTCAACAGAATTGGCCGTAAAGAAATTTGAAGCAGAACTGGCAAAATCCAAAGCGGCAGAATATACAATCCGCCAGCAGATCACGGAGAAAGAAAACGAAATCAATGCGCTATTGGGGAGATATCCACAGCCGATTGTGAGAGCAAAGGAAAACTTTATGTCTACCATTCCTCCTACAGTGTATACCGGAATTCCATCTCAATTACTGGCTAACCGTCCTGATATCAAACAGGCAGAATTGGAATTAAAAGCTTCAAAACTGGATGTGGAAGCAGCAAGAAAAGAATTCTATCCTTCTTTGGAAATTTCGGCAACATTAGGTCTGGAGGCTTTCAAACCTTCGTATCTTGTTAAAATGCCGGAGTCCATTGCTTATAATATGGCAGGTGAACTGGCTGGTCCGCTTATTAATAAGAGCGCAATAAAAGCAAATTTCCAGACGGCAGATGCAAAACAGGTTCAGGCGTTGTACGAATATGACAAAACCATATTGAATGCCTATCTGGATGTTGCCAACTTAATGTCTAAGGTTAAAAATATAGATCAGTATTATCAATTGAAATCACAGGAAACCAAAGCCCTGGATCAGTCAATTGATATTGCCAATCAGTTGTTCCGTAATTCAAGAGCGGATTATCTTGAGGTTCTTTTGAACCAGAGAGATGCGCTGGATGCTAAAATGGAGCTTATAGAAGCAAAACAGAAGCAGCTCAGCACAGTAGTCGACATCTATAAAAGTTTAGGTGGAGGCTGGAAATAG
- a CDS encoding T9SS type A sorting domain-containing protein, which yields MRKLYLGACTLCTALGLSAQEVVWQKDIKSSTQDFLSQITTTIDQQYLITGSSIQSNKLQAEGSKQNNGYDFHLVKLNQQGEEVWEKYFSGQNHDYLSATVTTQDGGFLLAGTSYSGKGLDKKEDSKGGSDIWLIRINEFGDELWQKTLGSSSDEEARTVIQTTDLGFFVAGNVQNSSKGYGSKDVLITKLDKAGKELSQLILGGKGLDEVEKMIPTRDGGALLGIYSRSSEVRASGSGSTETNHQRSTAISQMPKASSNYGEGDYWIVKLDKTGKVEWEKNFGGKGDDHIRTLALTSNGFIIGGESRSERSGNKTVGIEEGTDLWLIALNERGDEQWQKSYNFKNRDVLMGMSVVSGRLEDGSEKSKGILLGGYTQAEGRIQTDDETFWMLYLDQNGNEQWRKHVKGESRQKEERLSDIRLNRDGSIVLAGTSAEELGKENWKIVKLGDKQVDQLIEKYDIKIYPNPVSDYAYVEIGFDFKEADILLYDMSGRQLQNLKTKNKVTKINTQALVQGAYLITIKTDTNKTANAKLIKK from the coding sequence ATGAGAAAACTTTATCTCGGTGCATGTACTTTATGTACTGCTTTGGGCTTATCTGCCCAGGAAGTAGTGTGGCAGAAAGATATCAAATCCTCTACCCAGGATTTTTTAAGCCAGATCACTACAACCATTGACCAGCAGTATTTAATCACAGGAAGCTCTATTCAGAGCAATAAGCTTCAGGCAGAAGGCAGTAAGCAGAATAACGGTTACGATTTCCATTTGGTTAAACTGAATCAGCAGGGAGAAGAAGTATGGGAAAAATACTTTTCCGGACAAAACCATGATTATCTGTCAGCAACAGTCACCACACAGGATGGCGGATTTTTATTAGCCGGAACTTCTTATTCAGGAAAAGGGCTGGATAAAAAAGAAGATTCCAAAGGAGGATCTGATATCTGGCTGATCAGAATCAATGAATTTGGAGACGAATTATGGCAGAAAACCTTAGGAAGTTCTTCCGATGAAGAAGCCAGAACTGTGATTCAAACTACAGATTTAGGATTCTTTGTTGCCGGAAATGTTCAAAATTCTTCAAAAGGGTACGGTTCCAAAGATGTTTTAATCACAAAATTAGATAAAGCCGGAAAAGAATTATCACAATTAATTTTAGGCGGAAAAGGATTAGACGAAGTGGAAAAGATGATTCCAACTCGTGATGGCGGAGCATTATTGGGTATTTATTCAAGGAGTTCCGAGGTTCGTGCTTCGGGTTCTGGCAGCACTGAAACCAACCACCAACGGTCAACAGCCATTAGCCAAATGCCAAAAGCCAGCAGCAATTATGGTGAAGGCGACTACTGGATTGTAAAACTTGACAAAACCGGAAAAGTAGAATGGGAAAAGAACTTTGGAGGAAAAGGGGATGATCATATCAGAACATTGGCTTTAACTTCAAACGGATTTATCATTGGCGGAGAATCAAGATCAGAAAGATCAGGAAATAAAACAGTAGGCATTGAAGAAGGAACCGATCTTTGGCTGATTGCTTTAAACGAAAGAGGCGATGAACAGTGGCAGAAATCCTACAATTTCAAAAATCGGGATGTTCTGATGGGAATGAGTGTGGTAAGCGGGAGGCTTGAAGATGGAAGCGAGAAGTCTAAAGGCATTCTGTTGGGAGGTTATACTCAGGCAGAAGGAAGAATACAAACTGATGATGAAACCTTTTGGATGTTATACCTCGATCAAAACGGAAATGAGCAGTGGAGAAAGCATGTGAAAGGAGAATCCAGACAAAAAGAAGAAAGGCTTTCAGATATAAGGCTGAACAGAGATGGATCAATTGTTCTTGCCGGAACCAGCGCCGAAGAACTGGGTAAAGAAAACTGGAAGATTGTAAAGCTGGGAGACAAACAGGTTGATCAGTTAATTGAAAAATATGACATCAAAATCTATCCCAATCCAGTCTCAGACTATGCTTATGTAGAAATCGGCTTTGATTTTAAAGAAGCGGATATTCTTTTGTATGATATGAGTGGAAGGCAGCTTCAGAATTTAAAAACTAAGAATAAAGTAACCAAGATCAATACCCAGGCTTTGGTTCAGGGAGCTTATTTAATCACTATAAAAACTGATACCAATAAAACGGCTAATGCCAAATTAATCAAGAAATAA